CCACCGCCTACCAAGAAGACCTACTACCAAATGAGGTGCTCATCACCGCAGACACCATTGTATGCCTGGACGACAAAGTCCTGAACAAGCCCTATGACCACGCCGAAGCTACCCGCATGCTTAATCATTTGTCTGGCAGAAGCCACGAAGTATACACGGGTGTCTGCCTCATGTCCTCGGAGAAAAGCCTGGTGTTTAGTGATGTGACCACCGTGCACTTCAGAGAGCTGACCAGAGAGGAAATTGACTTCTACATAAATAACTACAAACCGTTTGACAAGGCAGGTAGCTACGGCGCACAAGATTGGCTGGGCATGGTAGGCATTGAACGTATAGAAGGCTCTTACTTTAATGTGATGGGCTTGCCGGTGCACCGTCTATACGAAGAACTTTTAAAGTTCTAATTGCTAAGACCAGGGTTCGCTCCAAAACCAAAGCTGTCGTTTTTAGCCTGTTTTCATGGAAACAGGCTAAAAACGACAGCTTTGGTTTTGGAGAGTTTTAAGTTAGAATAGTAGTTATGCTTAGTCTTAAAGCGTACTTGAAATGAAACTCAAATTGTGAATGTGTCTGGTTGAATGTAACCAAAAAGACAACAGTATATTTCAGGCCACTCCTCAAATCATAAATCAAGCGAAGAACGTTTTTGGCTTGTTTTCCAGAAAATAGGCTAAAAACGAAAGCGCCTGCATCTTATATTGCAGGCGCTTTCGTTTTAATTAAGAGAAGGCTAAGGTTTATTATTTGAACTTGTCCTTCAATATCTCAATTTCTACGGCCGGCGAAATCTTCTCATATAAGATGTTGTATACGGCTGTGGTGATGGGCATGTCTACCTGCAGACGCTTGTTGATTTCATAGATGCTTTGCACGGCGTAATAGCCCTC
The nucleotide sequence above comes from Nibribacter ruber. Encoded proteins:
- a CDS encoding Maf family nucleotide pyrophosphatase, translating into MNLDKTVILASNSPRRKELLTNLGIPFEVRIKEVDETYSPDLVKAEVAEFLAAHKATAYQEDLLPNEVLITADTIVCLDDKVLNKPYDHAEATRMLNHLSGRSHEVYTGVCLMSSEKSLVFSDVTTVHFRELTREEIDFYINNYKPFDKAGSYGAQDWLGMVGIERIEGSYFNVMGLPVHRLYEELLKF